A segment of the Bacteroidota bacterium genome:
AGAAAAATGAAGGATTGCATCTTGTGAGATACGGATTTGTGAAATAATGAAGGTTGTACTTTAATACAACTACGTTCCTGTGAACTGATCCGCTTTTACCAACGGTAACGTTTCGCTTTTCCTCCGTTGAACAATTGCATGGCGGGCGCAAGATTGATCCCGATGTACGCCTCTGCGCGGGAGTAGGTGGGCGTGTACCAAGCGATTCCCCAATGAAAAATGCCGTAACCGGAGTTGAAGAATATTCCGACTGCATTTGACTTGATGGCAAAGATGTCGTTGAATTCGCTGATCGGCCTGAACATCCATTCTATACTTACGGGACCAACGATGTCTGCCAGCAATCGTAAATAGGGTTTGCGTGGTGCGAGTCCGACGTTGAAGCTTATTCCCGGCCCGATGGTGTAATTCGTGTAATCGATGTGGCCAAGATGAATAACCGGAATTGCGGGTGAGATAGAATGGATCTTCATTGTTTCGCGATTCGATTTATTCGGTAGGTTGATCGTGAGCAGGTCGGGCTGGAAACGCAAATACATGCACCATGTTTCTGTAGAATTTTTTATCCGGATGGCGATACGATAAATTTCCCATTCACGTTTCCTGATTTTTTTCACGCGATCCAGAAAATTGGTTGCAGTTGAAGAATCACTCACAAGTGCTACATAAGGAACACTGTCTGTCGATTCACGATTCTCGAAAGTGTAAATAAAATTCCCGGGAAGAGAAAGACGCATTTCCACCGAATCATTTTCTCCTGCAATAGTGAACGGATCCGACGTGAGCAAAGTAAAATGCCCTGTAGAACCGGGATCATTACGGTTAACGTATTTTTTGCTGATGAGATCAGTTTCCGGAATGAAACTTCCTTCCCGGTGTACAGCAAGAATTCCGTCGCGTGCAATGATGAAACGGAAGGGCGAATTTGTTCCGGCAAAAGAGAATTCACTAAAGAAAAAAATAAAAATGAACAGCAGGAAGAACGGCCGGCGTGTTTTAAGTTTCATCATCGTTTTTTTGATCAGTGAAAAGTAATAAGGCAGGCCGCTCCGTGCCGGCTATTCAAAATAAAATATGAACGTTATAGTGTTAAGAGGGAAGATTACAGATAGTACAGATACCTCCCGCAAGATCGCTTCTCCCGAATAAATTCTGGATCGCGATGACCGACGCTCCATCTGTATATCTGTACTATCTATAATTTTCTCACCCAAAAAAAAATTAGGATGAAGATGAATGCCCTGGTGCCTGGTTTTATTTGAAAAAAAGTATTGAATATTTGGCAATCATAAAATTAATCGTAATTTTACGATAAATAGTGAACCATGGGAATTGCCAGAAAAGATGAATTCACAGTGCGCGACAATCGTACCGCGCGTTATGCAAAGGCGCTCGCGCATCCGGCGCGCGTGGCAATACTGCAGCATCTTCTTAAAAAACAGAGTTGCGTATGCGGCGATATCGTGGAGGTTCTGCCTCTTTCCCAGAGTACAGTTTCGCAACACCTGAAAGAACTGAAAGAGGCGGGACTTATCAAAGGTGATATTGACGGGGCGAAAGTCTGTTACTGCATTGACGAAGCAGAATGGGAAAATGCAAAAACGAGTATAAATGCGCTGTTCGATGCCTTCCGGAAAAGTAAGGCGAAGTGTTGTTAAATCAATCGTTATCTAACGATTAAAAATAAATCTATGAAAACCAACGAAGAACTCAAACAGATCGTGAAAGAAAAATATTCTGCGATCGCATCACAATCCAAAGAACAGAATGAAACTTCGTGCTGCGGTGCGGGCGAATGCTGCACGGTTGACTACGCAGTTTTCAGTGAAAATTATGAAACGCTTAAAGGATATAATTCGGAAGCTGATCTTGGCCTGGGCTGTGGAATTCCTACGGAATTTGCGCTCATCAAAGAAGGCGATGTGGTAGTTGATCTCGGCTCGGGCGCAGGAAATGATTGTTTTGTTGCACGCGCAATCGCCGGTGAATCGGGAACGATCATTGGCATTGACATGACGGAAACCATGATCGCGAAAGCAAAAGCCAACGCAGAAAAATTAGGATTCGATAATGTGCAATTCCGTCTTGGAGATATTGAAAAAATTCCGCTGTCGGCAGAACGTGCCGATGTGGTGGTGAGCAATTGCGTGCTCAATCTTGTTCCTGATAAAGAAAAAGCATTCTCCGAAATTTTCCGCATCCTGAAAAAAGGCGGACACTTCAGCATTTCCGACGTCGTGATTAAAGGAGAACTTCCTTCCGGACTAAAGAATGATGCGGAAATGTATGCCGGTTGCGTTTCGGGAGCAATCACGAAAAAGGAGTATCTGCAACTGATAGAAAAAACCGGATTCAAAAAGGTGATCGTTCAGAAAGAACGTGCAATAAAAATTCCGGGTGAGATCATGGAAAAATATTCAGAGACGGAGGAAATGGAAAAATTCACCAATGGAGAAACCGGGATTTTCAGCATTACGGTTTACGGAGAAAAAACAAATGAATGTTGCGGAACAGATTGTTGTAAATGATCAGTATGCACAAGCTGTAATTTTCATTCTGCAGTTTTCAGAAAAAAATAAGATGAAGAAGATACTCGTTCTCTGCACCGGAAACAGTTGCCGTTCCCAGATGGCGCATGGCTACCTGCAGAAATTCGCCGGCGACAAAGCAGAAGTTTTTTCTGCCGGAATAGAAACGCACGGCTTGAATCCAAAAGCGGTCGCCGTGATGAAAGAAGATGGTATTGATATTTCTCATCACACTTCGAATAATGTGAATGAATATGCGAATATAGATTTTGATATTGTGATCACTGTTTGCGATAATGCGAATGAAAAATGTCCTGTTTTTCCTTCACGCGCAAAAAAGACCCATCGCAACTTTCCTGATCCGGCAAAAGCAAGAGGAAGCGACGAAGAGATCATGAATCAATTCAGGAAAGTGCGCGATGAAATAAAAAAGTGGTGCGGGGAATTTGTGAAAGAATTGTAGAAGCTATCTCAAAATTGCGTTTTAGGATTTTTTCACCGCTAAGGCGCAAAGAGCGCGAAGCCTCATTGGTAATTTTGAGATAGCTTCTAGTTGAAATGTTCCGGTAAATTTCACCGGTAAAACACGACTGGGAAAGCAGCCATGCGTTATTGATTCCATTTTCGGCACCCGCCTGCTTGCCCGTGCCATTACGGACGGGAGTGACGCAGTCGGGCAGGGAGAATAAAATAATTAAATGCCGCAAAAATGCGGAAATAAAATTTTAGATGCGGAGAATAATTCGTATAATTACCGCATAATTGCGGAGAAAATGCCGAGGTATATACACGAAAATGCAAAATGGCCGGAACTCACCTGGGATACAGACGAACTGCTGCCCCTGCTCATGAGTATACGCCACAAGCAGGGACGCTTAAAAGCACATCTGCACCTGCTCGGATTCGCCATGCGCAACGAAACCGATCTGCAAACACTCACACAGGATGTACTCAAGTCAAACGAAATAGAAGGAGAATTCCTGGATGCACAGCAAGTACGTTCGTCCATAGCGAGACAATTGGGAATGCACATTGCGGGACTCATACCTTCCGACAGAAATGTTGACGGCCTCGTAGAGATGATGCTCGATGCAACGCGCAACTACAAAGTCCCATTGACAAAAAATCGCTTGTACGGATGGCACTCATTACTTTTTCCGGAAGGCAGAAGCGGCATGCACAAAATAACAGTTGGAAAATGGAGACGCAATGACAAAGGGCCGATGCAGGTTGTTTCGGGCGCCATGGGAAAAGAACGCGTGCATTATGAAGCGCCGGATGCAACACGGGTGCGTCATGAAATGAAATTATTTCTGAAGTGGTTCAACACCGATAAAAAAACAGATCCTGTTTTGAAATCGGGCGTTGCACATTTCCGCTTTGTAACTATACATCCGTTTGATGACGGGAATGGCCGCATGGCGCGCGCCATAGCGGATATGCAACTCTCGCGCGCGGACGGTGAAGCGCAACGCTACTACAGCATGTCGGCGCAGATACGCGTGGAGCGGAAAAATTATTACGAGATGCTGGAAAAAACACAGAAAGGAAATACCGATATAACCAAATGGTTGCTGTGGTACCTCACGTGCCTCGACCGCGCATTGAACAAAACTGACCAGCGATTAAATGTTGTTTTGAGAAAAGCAGAATTCTGGGATACACACACGCGCACTTCCATCAATGAGCGCCAACGTGCGATGATCAATAAACTTTTCGATGGCTTCGAAGGGAAACTCACTTCTACCAAATGGGGAAAAATAACCAAGTGCTCGGCGGATACCGCTCTGCGCGATATACAAGACCTCATGAAGAAAAAAATTCTGAAAAAAGAAAATGCAGGCGGAAGAAGTACGAGTTATGGGTTGAGGGAGAATAGGAGCGATTAACAGAAAAAAATGTGTGGTGAACTTTTGTGGAGTGGGAAGATAATGCGCTATTCAGCAGAATAGGGGAATTATTTTTTGAAAAGGGAAGTTGTGCAACAAGCACTGCTGTTATGGGTAGTTTTTATTCATTAATAACTCTTAATTCGTCTGAGAGGTTTAAAATGTTTGTGTGAAAGAAAAATCCTGCGTGTATTTTTTTCTTGTCGAATACTGCAACGATGTCAACATCACTACCTGAGAATGGAATAATTGCCTTCTCTCCGTCCAATATTTGAAGATAATGTTTTAAAAATTCTTCTGCCGATTCATTATTGGTGGGAACAAGAATTAATTCTTCAATTGTGGCTCCTTTATCCTGCTTACCGAGGAGATGCTTGTTTTTTTCTTTTAGTAAAATCGCTTGTTTAAATTCCATTGTTTAGGTTTTTGTCTGAATAGCTGGAAGTGTTTGTAGTTTTCGGAGAGGGTGTCAGGGTACAGTTAATATATATTTTTGCTTCATTCATTTTGTTCGGTTGCTCAAAATTCATATTAATAACTTCCTCACATGCGGATTTAAAGTCTTCATAAAGCTCATCAGCATTAAAGTTAATTTCTCCAGTCTGTTCGAGAATGGTTGGTTTTTCATCTGTTCCGTGTGAAAGAGAAACGTTGTCTCCTGGCGCACAGGCGTGAACTAAACCACAACGAAACTCTCGGTAAAGGTTAAAATTTGGTCGAGAGAGTAGGGGTCTATATTTTTTAAAAGCTTCGAGGGTCTCTATCACATTTTTGAAATTTGGTCCGGAAACGCATTCAGCATTCCAGCCTGTTGGATTATTGCTGTCTATGCACTTGCCTAAAAATTCCATTCCGCTACTTATGCAAATGAAGCCAAGCCATGGTGATGTTTTTACCACCGCTGCCAATTCAGTTATTAAAACTTGTCTAATGAAATGTTTAGGAAACATTGGTAGACTGATTTGAATCGTATGCGATTCGGTTGTCGAACTAAACGCAACTTTAGCGTTGTCAATTTGTTCATTTGAAAATCCTTGTTTTGTAAGGGTTTCTCTAATCTCATTTTTCTGCTCGTCCGTCATGTGATGTTTATTTTAAATAGATCGTCCGCAAACGTTAGTGGTTTCAGTCTTTAGTTTTCGTTAATTTCAAACGAAAAGCGAATTATTAATAAATATGTCGTAAGCAAATATGCTTTTTAACCTTTTATAAACCTCAATCATTTCCTCAGTCCCCCAAATGATTTGTTCACCTAAATTATGTTCAGTTGTTTTAAATTCCAATGTTAAGATTTTGTAGTCAAGTAAATTTTTTTTGTTATACTGCCCGTCATAATGAATCATTGAGTTTCGAACATTATGCAAAAATGTTAAAAATAATTTGTCGTCAGATTTTAAGAACCTGTTCAAAATATTCAGTGGTTGATTATATTGTTTGTCAAAAAATGCAGGCAAATGTCTGCCGTTAACGTTTTTTTTGCGTAATACATTGTCAAGATAAATACAAAAGCTAGCAGAACAAGAATATAAATCACTAATGAATATTCGCCTGCATTCGGTCGTCATTTGATCGTAATTTTTATTTATTTCTCCACTTGGATATATTATTCTTAAAATAGTTTTAGTTGGTGGATGGTCTGTCACTGTAACGTCAACAGGTGTGAGTTCATTTTTCAATACCGCAAGAAGAGCATACTTTACTTTAAACCGTTCATAAACATTATCAAGGTCAGAATGGAAGGTATTGACTACCTGCTTTGCATAATCTATCTTATTCATTTGTGTCATAAAATTACCCCTAACTCGCTTATACCCGTCATAAAAGTTCGGTTATCCGTCCTGCTTTGGGTGGATAAGCGACACTGAACTTCGGGTTATTCGTAAACGAAATTTACTCAAAATTTTCCGCGCTTCAAACTCCCATTTCCTTTCTACATTTGTTCAGAGAAACTAATTTCGAATTTCAAATCTCCAATTCGCATGACACACGAAGAAGAACATTTCCACGGCAGCGAAGTAGTGCGCGATATCGTGATCGGCATGTCGGACGGACTCACTGTTCCGTTTGCACTCACTGCAGGATTAAGCGGTGCGGTACACAATAATTCTATTGTGATCACGGCGGGTATTGCGGAGATCATTGCCGGATCGATTGCGATGGGATTGGGCGGATATCTTGCTGGAAGAACTGAAGCCGATCATTATTCTGCCGAACTGAAAAGAGAATATTACGAAGTAGATAATTTGCCGGAAAAAGAAAAAGCGGAGATCGAAGAAATTCTTTCCGAGTATAATATTTCTGATCGCGTGAAAAAAGAATTTGTGAATGAACTCGCAATGGATAAAAACAAATGGGTGGAGTTCATGATGAAGTTTGAATTAGGATTGGAAAAACCGGATGTGAATCGTGCACGGAATTCTGCGATGATCATTGCGGGTTCTTACATTGCCGGTGGATTCATTCCACTGCTCGCGTATTTTTTCACGCAAACTCCGCAGATGGGATTATATTTTTCTTCAGGAGTGACGATCGTTGCATTGGCGCTCTTCGGATTTTTCAAGAACAAAGCGATCGGAGAAAATCCCTGGAAAGGTGCGTGGAAAGTTACGCTCATCGGAATTCTGGCAGCGGGATCTGCATTCGCCATTGCGAAACTTGTGAGCGCGCACGTGTGAGAAAAAATTTCTGAACGATCAGCAACAATCTTTTCCGGTTTGCTTCGACGGGCACTTCACCGTTCCGTAACTGCAATAAACGCAGCAGTCGCCCTGTTTGGGTTTTAAAACAGTTTTACAATTTTCACATTCATAATAAAACTGGCAGGCATCGGTCGGCATCAATTCTTTTTTCTTATGTCCGCACTTGGGACAGGTGATCGTGGATTCCAGTTCAATTGTTTTGCCATCGACCAATGCGCATGTTGCACAGGCAGTTTTATTTTTCCAGTTGATGAAAAAATTCAGCACGGTTGCAAAAAGTAATCCGAACATCCCGGAATAGATCAGCACATTGTTGAAGCTGAAGTTGTAGGAATAAAAAATAATTGAACCACTGATCAGCCCGATGATAAAAGGAAAAATATTTTTGTGCTGCCGGAAAGAAATGAAAAATCCTATAAGGGAAATGAGTACTAATCCTTCAAAAATATATTCCGTCCAGCCGCCGAAAAGTTCAGTTGAGCCGAGCCCGAATGCAGAAAAGACAAAAGCAAAAAGCGGAAAGCAGCAGGGGGTAGCGAGCGCGGCAAGAAACAATCCGATCGTTCCGATCTTGTCAAGGTTTGACGCGAGTTTCATAATCGGGAGATGAAGTAAAAATTATTTCCGAATCTCTATTCCGTGAAAATGATCCTGCAACAGAATTTTTCCAATGTTGTTTCATCTGTCACTTCTGCAAAATAAATTCCGGCGTCGAACTTATTCACCGTCATTTTTTCCTGCCCGCTGATCACCGACGATTCCATTTCTTTTCCATTCACATCAAAAATTTTCAGAACGCCATCGTGATGATCCAAACAGGAAAGATCGATCGTCGCAACATCCGAAGAAGGATCCGGAAATACTTGCAGCGATCGATGAGAAATATTTTCCGCAATTCCTGTTGGCGTGATCGTTCCGTAACGATACATCACATTCCCGGAAGAAAGATCGGTCCAGCAAATATGAAATGTATTGGAAGAATAAGCAATGTGCGGATTTCTCTGATCGTTCGCAGTTGTGGTGTTGATGACCGATTCATTATTGATCAATCCACTTGCGCCGGTTGTTGACCACGTGAAATAAGAATCGATGTTGGAAGAAGCATCCTGTTGCCACACCACACCCACCGTATCATTCTTTCCCGCGGAGAATGGATAATTCTGAATTACACTCGAAGGATAATTTGGTGCGATAGTTTGAATAAATCCCTGCTGGCTTGTTGTGATGTTGAATGTGCTGAGATAAACTCTGTCGTCGCCCGAAGCTCCGCTCATGAATACCGTGTACAAACTATCATTCCACAAAAAAGGATCGGGCCCGGTAGAAGGACACGCCGATAACATCCAGTCGGTATTGTCCACATCAATTCCGGTCGTGAAAGTCATTCCTCCATTGGTAGAAATTCCTGCCCACATATCGCGGCGATTATTATTATTTCTTCTCCACGTTGCCGCTTGCGTATTTCCATTCACCGTAACATAACCCGGGCAACAATCGCAAACAATACTTCCACCAAGATTACTCACATTCACCGGCGTAGAAAAAGTTGCACCACCATCATTTGAATTTGAAACAGCATATCCTGCCGTTGCCCAAGCAGTGTCAAAAGTCATGTACATCACAACAGGATTTCCTGCTGCAGTAACTGCAACAGATGGAAAACGATCGTACGGCCCTTGTCCAATATCCACTTGCGTTGGCAATGTCCACGTAACTCCGCCATCGGTAGATTTCACAATGTAAATGTTGTTCGACATTTCCGGCTGCACTTTGAAAACAACATAAACTGTATTTCCATAAGCAGCGATATCGGCGCCAGCCCACGTGTCAATGAAAGGATCGTATCCCATTGGCGTAACCTGCACGGGAGTTCCGAAACTACTTCCGTTCCATCGCGCAACAAGGAGTGGTTGTGTTGCAGTACCACCTCCCCACATGATCACGGGAATATTTCCTGAAGTGACGGCAATTCTCGGCCGAACATTTCCATACACGCTTCCGTTATCTACGGTGATCTCGTTGCTCCACGTGATCGTTGATTGAGAAAAAGCGGAGAGTGAAAAAAGTGATACGAAGAAAAGTAGTTTTGTTTTCATGAGATTGGTTTTGCGGAATAGCTAATATAGGAAAAGGGACAATGCAATTTTACAATTCGGTGAAGTTGGTTAAATAAAATATGGATCAGGAACCGCTAAGGCGCCCTTCAATTCTTCAGGGCAGGATCCGGCACGAAGTTGGATCACTGGAGAGAACATAAATTCCTTGATTGATCAATCTGCAATTCTCAGAATGCAAAACGGTAAACTAATTTCGCAACGCCTGTTGTAGATTGCGGGCGGAACATATCGAGTTGTTTGATGTTATCGTGTCCCTGATTATAAACAAAATAAAGATCGGATCCGATACGCGGGATCCAGTGCAGGCGGAAATTCAAACGCATAAGATCGTCGAATGAATTGTACTGGCCGAAAACAGAGATGTCGATCTTCGTAGTGAATGCATAATTAAAATACAAAGCGATCTCGTTCGTTGCCACATTTCCCTTCTGGAAACGGACAAGATTGTAATTATAATCAGCATTCATATTCATGTGTCTCGAAAAATTCACACCCAAGCTTGCATTATAGTTCTGGATCTTCCCGGTGTAAAAAGTTCCCCAGTTGTAATACGTGTCGAACCAGAATCTTCTTCCGTGAAAAGTGGAAAAAGCAAATTCAGAAACATGCATGAAATAATGTCCCACGGGAATGTAAATACTGTCGGTGATATTGAATTGTTCATCAAGACGATCATAAGTCTGTCGGAGATTCACTTCGAATGATTCGCCCGATTTGAATTCGGCGCCGACAATTCTTGTTTCATTATAAAACGATTCGAACTGGTGTGTACTCTGTGTTCGCAATGCAGCAAGTTCGAACGGTTTGAAATTCATTTTGCGAACACCGTATTTTGTAAAAATGCGCGGCATGATCACGAGATGCCAGTTGAATGCTTCGTAATTTTTACGCTGGATGAATCCGAGCTGCGGATCGAAATTCTGCTGGAGACTGGAAACAGCAATGAAATGATCGACGAGGTCGTTCGGGTAATCAGAATAAATGCGGTAAGCCAAAGAATTTTTTTCTGCGCGAAAATCATTCATGCTTTGCGCGATGTTTCCTGCCACCACAAGATTCCGGTGATGAAGAAATTTCGAAGTGGTATAACTTGCATCGATGCCGGCCACCTGGTTGCTCGTTCCTGCTCCCGCCTTATTCGTAAAAATTCCTCCGATGTAAGATTGTGGGCCGACGTCGCGTTTGTAACGAAGAACAAGATCGTTGTGACTGCTGGTCGTGTCGAATTTTCCTTCCTGTATGTCGAGTAAACCAATATTGTTTTTTCCGACTTTCCCGAACACGCGTGTGCCCGCAATGATGGGAACAGTTTGCAATTGTTCAATGCCGATGGTTCGCGTATAGAAAACCGTGTTGCTGTTTCCCATATAGAATTCAAAACTGTTATAACCTTCGAGAAAAAAATCGCGCTTCTCCGGGTAATCGATCGCAAAGCGTGAAAGATTAACGGGAATGCGATCACTTTCTATTTGTGCGAAATCAGTATTCGCAGTGATATTCATTTTCAGGGTAGGAGTGAGGTTGATGTTGAGATCGCCGCCGATCTTGTATGGATAAGTAAATCCATTGCTGCGTTCGTAATTCCATCCGCCAAGCGCGTACGGTTTAAATTCAAAATGTTTTGCGTAACCAATGTTTCCGATCCCGGACAAAGTTCCTGCATTCACCAATGAAAAAATACTATAATCGCGGCTCCATCCCTGCCAGAGATCTTCTTCATTTTTTCTTTTGATATCGCGTTCGAAATTCACTGCCCAGTGATGAAGTGAATCTTTATTGAACTGCAATGTGCTGAATGGAATTTTTATTTCTGCGAACCATCCGGTAGAATTTCTCGAAGTCTTCGCATCCCACACTCCATTCCAGTCCATCGTGCCTTCTTCTCCATTCGAGATCAATTCATCGGCGCGTGCGCCATTCGGATTGATCACAAATAAATATCCGTTGCGGCGATCATTGAAAGGAGAAAGTGCAACCTGGAAATTATCATCCGACCAATAATCAAAATCGCGCTGCATGAATTTCGCCGACATCATGGAAGGATCATTCATGTAACAATTGATCGCGAAGTAAATTGCAAATTTATCGTAAGCAATGCGGACTTCTGTTTTTTCACTTGCAGCTTCACCGAAGTTCAATTCGCGCTGGGTGAAATTATTTATAGGCGCGATGTGTTGCCAAACGCTGTCATCTGTTTTTCCATCGAGAAGAATTATACCCGGATAATAATTTGCATCAATCGTATCGGGCAATGCATGTTGCGCAACCAACCCGGCCGGTAATAAAAAGAAAATAAGAAAAGCACGGAAAAATTTCATTCGTTTATTTTAACCGAAAAAAATTTCAATCTACGCCCTTCGATCTTCCACCGGCAGCAAACCGGTAACCCACCTGCAAACTTATGCACATATCTTTTATGAATAAAGTATTCGTGTCCACTTTTCCCGTGTAAATGAAACGCGAGAGATCGTACTTGAACATGCTTTCGAACGTAAGAAACCGTTCGCTGAAGCCGAACCGTTTTTCAAAACCAAATCCTGCCATGAGCACGTGATTGATATTCGTGCCGAGCAGGTGATTTTCAAATGCGAGGGTTGTTGGCCCGCCCCAGATTCCATTCCCGGTTGAATTCTGTACTACGTTCGAACTTGCGCTGAGAAATATTTTCGGGGAATATCCTCCCATCACAAAAAATATTGTTCTTGCACTCGATTCATCGCTCATCAATCCAAGGCGCCCGATAATGGGAAGATACATTTCCATTGTGCGCAGCGTATGCGTGTACCCGAATGAACGATCGTAAATTGTGGAATAACCCGGCGCGAAATAATAGGTGTTGAAAGAACAGGATTGAGAAACTACTTCGAGACCGAATTGAACGTGCGCATTTTTAGACGGATAAAAATGAATCCTGAATTCGCCACCGAAACCAATTCTTGGAACTGCGGGATCACTGTGGCGTGGATCTGTTTTGAAAAATGAAACGATGCCTTCGGCGGAATAAGAGAAACCATATTTTGGCCCGCCGATCATGCGCGGGTAAGGATAGGCATGTACGCATTGCGCGGAAAAGATAAAAATGAAAAAAGAAATGAGAACACTTTTCATTTTGCAGCGTAAACTTTTTTTCCGCCGATAAAAGTAAAAAGCACTTTCGTCAATGGAATATTTTCTTCCGGGCAATTCATAATATCAGTATCAACCAGAATGAAGTCGGCGAATTTTCCCGTTTCGACACTTCCTTTTTCATTTTCTTCGAAATTAGAATACGCCGCCCAGCGTGTCATTCCATACAACGTATTTCTTCTTGATAAAGCATTTTCCATTTGAAATCCATTCGGTGGAAAGTGTTCCGGATCTTTTCTTGCAACCGCAGCATAAAAAGTATAAAAAGGATTGATGTTCTCCACCGGGAAATCGGTTCCGAGCGCAACTATTCCTGCAGAATTAAGAAGATCATTGTAGGCATAAGCAGAATGAATTCTTTTCGGGCCAATTCTTTTTTCCGCCCAGTACATATCACTCGTTGCATGTGTTGGCTGCACAGAAGGAATGATTCCGTATTCACCGAAAAAAGGAAGATCTGTCGGCGCAACTACCTGCGCATGTTCAATTCTCCAGCGTTGCAGAGAATCTTTCAAGAGTGAAGAATAAATTTTCAGGATAAAATGATTCGCTGAATCACCAATGGCGTGCGTGCAAACCTGGAAACCTTTGTCGGCGCACAATTTCATTTTCCCGCTGTAATGTTGAGGAGAACTCAGCAGAAAACCTTTCCAGCCGGGCTGATCATTGTAATTGGAAAACAAACAAGCGCCACGGGAACCAAGCGCGCCATCGGCATAGAATTTAAATGAACGCACATCGAGCTGATCAGTTTTGTAAGGGCCATGCAATAAATAATAATCGTAATTCGGTGCGCTGTCGCTGAGCATCGCATAAATTCTCATTTTCAGTTTCCCGTTTTTCTGCAATTGATCGATGAGATCTATTTTATCTTTCAGCAATCCTGCATCATCAACGGTTGTCAATCCAACTGCGAAACAATTTTCCTGCGCCTGCATCAATGCAGTGGTGACTGTATTATTATCCGGCTGCGGAATTATTTTTTCAACGAGAT
Coding sequences within it:
- a CDS encoding winged helix-turn-helix transcriptional regulator, which produces MGIARKDEFTVRDNRTARYAKALAHPARVAILQHLLKKQSCVCGDIVEVLPLSQSTVSQHLKELKEAGLIKGDIDGAKVCYCIDEAEWENAKTSINALFDAFRKSKAKCC
- a CDS encoding arsenite methyltransferase, with protein sequence MKTNEELKQIVKEKYSAIASQSKEQNETSCCGAGECCTVDYAVFSENYETLKGYNSEADLGLGCGIPTEFALIKEGDVVVDLGSGAGNDCFVARAIAGESGTIIGIDMTETMIAKAKANAEKLGFDNVQFRLGDIEKIPLSAERADVVVSNCVLNLVPDKEKAFSEIFRILKKGGHFSISDVVIKGELPSGLKNDAEMYAGCVSGAITKKEYLQLIEKTGFKKVIVQKERAIKIPGEIMEKYSETEEMEKFTNGETGIFSITVYGEKTNECCGTDCCK
- a CDS encoding arsenate reductase ArsC → MKKILVLCTGNSCRSQMAHGYLQKFAGDKAEVFSAGIETHGLNPKAVAVMKEDGIDISHHTSNNVNEYANIDFDIVITVCDNANEKCPVFPSRAKKTHRNFPDPAKARGSDEEIMNQFRKVRDEIKKWCGEFVKEL
- a CDS encoding Fic family protein; the encoded protein is MPRYIHENAKWPELTWDTDELLPLLMSIRHKQGRLKAHLHLLGFAMRNETDLQTLTQDVLKSNEIEGEFLDAQQVRSSIARQLGMHIAGLIPSDRNVDGLVEMMLDATRNYKVPLTKNRLYGWHSLLFPEGRSGMHKITVGKWRRNDKGPMQVVSGAMGKERVHYEAPDATRVRHEMKLFLKWFNTDKKTDPVLKSGVAHFRFVTIHPFDDGNGRMARAIADMQLSRADGEAQRYYSMSAQIRVERKNYYEMLEKTQKGNTDITKWLLWYLTCLDRALNKTDQRLNVVLRKAEFWDTHTRTSINERQRAMINKLFDGFEGKLTSTKWGKITKCSADTALRDIQDLMKKKILKKENAGGRSTSYGLRENRSD
- a CDS encoding VIT1/CCC1 transporter family protein, whose amino-acid sequence is MTHEEEHFHGSEVVRDIVIGMSDGLTVPFALTAGLSGAVHNNSIVITAGIAEIIAGSIAMGLGGYLAGRTEADHYSAELKREYYEVDNLPEKEKAEIEEILSEYNISDRVKKEFVNELAMDKNKWVEFMMKFELGLEKPDVNRARNSAMIIAGSYIAGGFIPLLAYFFTQTPQMGLYFSSGVTIVALALFGFFKNKAIGENPWKGAWKVTLIGILAAGSAFAIAKLVSAHV
- a CDS encoding MerC domain-containing protein; translation: MKLASNLDKIGTIGLFLAALATPCCFPLFAFVFSAFGLGSTELFGGWTEYIFEGLVLISLIGFFISFRQHKNIFPFIIGLISGSIIFYSYNFSFNNVLIYSGMFGLLFATVLNFFINWKNKTACATCALVDGKTIELESTITCPKCGHKKKELMPTDACQFYYECENCKTVLKPKQGDCCVYCSYGTVKCPSKQTGKDCC
- a CDS encoding T9SS type A sorting domain-containing protein → MKTKLLFFVSLFSLSAFSQSTITWSNEITVDNGSVYGNVRPRIAVTSGNIPVIMWGGGTATQPLLVARWNGSSFGTPVQVTPMGYDPFIDTWAGADIAAYGNTVYVVFKVQPEMSNNIYIVKSTDGGVTWTLPTQVDIGQGPYDRFPSVAVTAAGNPVVMYMTFDTAWATAGYAVSNSNDGGATFSTPVNVSNLGGSIVCDCCPGYVTVNGNTQAATWRRNNNNRRDMWAGISTNGGMTFTTGIDVDNTDWMLSACPSTGPDPFLWNDSLYTVFMSGASGDDRVYLSTFNITTSQQGFIQTIAPNYPSSVIQNYPFSAGKNDTVGVVWQQDASSNIDSYFTWSTTGASGLINNESVINTTTANDQRNPHIAYSSNTFHICWTDLSSGNVMYRYGTITPTGIAENISHRSLQVFPDPSSDVATIDLSCLDHHDGVLKIFDVNGKEMESSVISGQEKMTVNKFDAGIYFAEVTDETTLEKFCCRIIFTE